A region from the Vicia villosa cultivar HV-30 ecotype Madison, WI linkage group LG3, Vvil1.0, whole genome shotgun sequence genome encodes:
- the LOC131656398 gene encoding cell division control protein 6 homolog B-like has protein sequence MPSVSSKRRFRSPASPTPAAASPPCRKSPRHCIAASPNSATSVARKLITDENLIESHETVAVKSKWNPKDGEQLRIVKEVLHLSTAPSTIVCREEEQDVVLGFCKGSVEHEKAGSLYICGCPGTGKSLSMEKVKVNLLNWATEAGLPMPDVLSVNCTSLSNTSDIFAKILGLHKTLGKKGSGTALQQLRNMYSHESRTKNMILIVADELDYLITKDRAVLHDLFMLTTFPFSRCILIGVANAIDLADRFLPRLTALNCKPTVVTFRAYTKDQILRILKERLNELPYTVFQPQALELCARKVAAASGDMRNALSICRSAIEMLEAEIRDSASNLNALEEKSSSEQNLPTALDVVKKQELDMVRIDHMALALSKTYRSPVVDTIQSLPHHQQIILCSTMKHFRGAKKDSILGELYKSYAAICKSSLIPPAGIMEFSNMCRVLNDQGLIKLGQSRDDKLRRVTPKVDEGDITFALQGIRFFRNCLQ, from the exons ATGCCTTCAGTTTCTTCCAAACGCAGATTCAGATCTCCTGCTTCACCTACTCCGGCCGCCGCTTCTCCGCCATGCCGGAAATCTCCCCGCCATTGCATCGCTGCATCTCCCAATTCTGCTACATCTGTGGCCCGCAAACTCATCACCGATGAGAATCTAATCGAATCGCATGAAACAGTAGCAGTGAAATCCAAATGGAATCCCAAAG ATGGAGAGCAATTGAGGATTGTGAAGGAGGTGTTGCACTTGTCTACTGCACCGTCTACCATAGTGTGTCGTGAGGAGGAGCAAGATGTGGTGTTAGGGTTTTGCAAAGGATCTGTTGAGCATGAAAAGGCCGGGAGTCTTTATATTTGTGGGTGTCCTGGAACAGGAAAATCGCTTTCTATGGAGAAAGTTAAAGTGAATTTACTCAATTGGGCTACAGAG GCAGGATTGCCGATGCCGGATGTTTTATCTGTAAATTGTACATCATTGTCAAACACATCTGATATTTTTGCAAAG ATACTTGGATTGCACAAAACTCTGGGGAAGAAGGGTTCAGGCACAGCCTTGCAGCAACTTCGGAATATGTATTCTCATGAATCGCGTACAAAGAACATGAT ATTGATTGTAGCAGATGAATTAGATTATCTAATAACCAAAGACAGAGCTGTGCTCCATGACCTTTTCATGCTTACCACTTTCCCGTTTTCCAGGTGTATACTGATAG GTGTAGCTAATGCAATTGACCTAGCAGATCGATTTCTTCCAAGGCTTACTGCATTAAATT GCAAGCCTACTGTTGTAACTTTTCGAGCATACACAAAAGATCAGATCCTTAGAATTCTTAAAGAAAGACTAAAT GAACTTCCTTACACTGTCTTCCAACCACAAGCATTAGAACTATGTGCTAGA AAAGTTGCCGCAGCTTCTGGAGATATGCGGAATGCTCTTTCCATATGCAG GAGTGCAATTGAGATGTTAGAAGCAGAAATTAGAGATTCTGCTTCCAATTTGAATGCCTTAGAAGAGAAATCATCCTCGGAACAAAATCTTCCTACAGCTCTGGATGTTGTGAAAAAACAAGAACTTGATATG GTAAGGATTGATCATATGGCTCTTGCCTTGTCCAAAACATATAGATCACCGGTGGTGGATACAATACAATCTCTGCCACATCATCAACAG ATTATACTCTGCTCTACCATGAAACATTTCCGAGGAGCCAAGAAAGACTCAATCCTTGGCGAG TTATATAAATCTTATGCGGCGATATGCAAATCATCACTAATTCCCCCAGCTGGAATTATGGAATTTTCAAACATGTGCAGAGTGTTAAATGACCAg GGCCTTATAAAACTAGGACAATCCCGAGATGATAAATTGAGAAGAGTGACACCCAAAGTTGACGAAGGAGATATTACTTTTGCATTGCAG GGGATCCGCTTTTTTCGAAATTGTCTTCAATGA